A single genomic interval of Hafnia alvei harbors:
- a CDS encoding acyltransferase family protein: MGVIVWGFNFTIAATKKLNPRVIEISGLILIFYSLFFLANPQNWPDIRTALPVLGAGLIIYSQVDNSKSLLKNFIFQYIGTISYSLYLWHWIVFYYLVNNEIEFSPQTITLSILASFVLAHLSHRFLERFNGDNTKILVIAPIVFYSLAAPANYFMNKKIEKLYSYKNYGGSPQSEKQFGAKPHLCFLTSVNKSFDDFDKDGCLKYEPNKKNILLIGDSHAAQYSLAIKNLYPGYNIIQATASGCHPWPNSLGASRCTDMMNYIYDTYIEDKKFDKVIVSAYWLTAGPHDAKVGISLITQKFKPITDNLSIIGQTPVFKSPFYQVAIKSDPTEYKLHIDKKTTDFNDLLANYSKEEGIPYINVYELFNENEMISKSGIPFMFDKDHFTQYGADKIIPHI; the protein is encoded by the coding sequence TTGGGAGTTATTGTTTGGGGCTTTAATTTCACTATTGCCGCAACAAAAAAACTAAACCCAAGAGTAATTGAGATCTCTGGACTTATATTAATATTTTATTCATTATTTTTCTTAGCAAACCCACAAAACTGGCCTGATATCAGAACAGCGTTGCCAGTTCTTGGTGCTGGTCTTATTATCTACTCACAAGTAGATAATTCGAAAAGTCTACTTAAGAATTTTATTTTTCAATACATTGGCACAATATCTTACTCTCTATATCTTTGGCATTGGATTGTATTCTATTATTTAGTAAATAATGAAATTGAATTTAGCCCACAAACTATAACGCTATCAATTCTCGCTTCGTTTGTTTTAGCCCATTTGTCTCACCGATTCCTTGAAAGATTCAACGGAGATAACACTAAGATTTTAGTTATAGCGCCTATAGTATTTTATTCATTAGCAGCTCCAGCCAACTACTTTATGAATAAAAAAATTGAAAAGTTATACTCGTATAAAAATTATGGTGGTTCTCCTCAATCAGAAAAACAATTTGGAGCTAAACCCCATTTATGTTTTTTGACAAGTGTTAACAAATCATTTGATGATTTCGATAAGGATGGATGCTTAAAATATGAACCTAACAAGAAGAACATACTTCTCATTGGTGATAGCCATGCGGCACAATACTCGCTAGCAATTAAAAACCTCTATCCCGGATATAACATTATTCAAGCTACCGCATCTGGATGTCATCCTTGGCCCAACTCGCTAGGTGCCAGCAGATGCACTGATATGATGAATTACATTTATGATACTTATATTGAAGACAAAAAATTCGATAAGGTTATTGTCTCGGCTTATTGGTTAACTGCAGGGCCTCACGATGCCAAAGTTGGTATATCATTAATTACTCAAAAATTTAAACCTATCACTGATAATTTATCCATCATTGGTCAAACACCAGTTTTTAAATCGCCATTTTATCAGGTAGCGATAAAAAGCGACCCCACTGAATACAAGCTTCACATCGATAAAAAAACAACGGATTTCAATGACCTTTTAGCTAACTATTCAAAAGAGGAAGGGATTCCGTATATTAATGTCTACGAGTTGTTTAACGAAAACGAAATGATATCAAAATCAGGGATCCCTTTCATGTTCGATAAAGATCATTTTACACAATATGGAGCAGATAAAATAATACCACATATATAA
- a CDS encoding acyltransferase family protein codes for MNFRYDINGLRCLAVMMVVLFHFKVPLLNGGFSGVDIFFVISGFLMSKIYLKKLDTGLIGIYSFYKSRFSRIYPALFSTIAITYLFLYFTGSPFISTDFFNESKYALLFISNIFYMYNSGYFDVSSDSRWLLHTWSLSVEWQFYILFPILTFLYFKIFGKRSLIALYIVLFTISLYFCLYFYSEDKNTSFYGIASRSWELLFGALISLLPQQKN; via the coding sequence ATGAATTTCAGATATGATATAAATGGACTACGCTGCTTAGCTGTAATGATGGTTGTTTTATTTCATTTTAAAGTACCATTATTGAACGGTGGATTTTCTGGCGTTGATATATTCTTTGTTATTTCTGGATTTCTCATGTCTAAAATATATCTAAAAAAATTAGACACAGGGCTTATTGGGATATATTCTTTTTACAAAAGCAGATTTTCGAGAATATATCCAGCATTATTTTCAACAATCGCAATAACATATCTGTTTTTATACTTTACTGGTTCTCCATTTATATCGACTGATTTTTTCAATGAGTCAAAATATGCGCTTTTGTTCATATCAAATATTTTCTACATGTACAATTCCGGATATTTTGATGTATCTTCAGATAGCAGATGGTTGCTACACACTTGGTCGTTATCTGTTGAATGGCAGTTTTACATACTATTCCCAATACTTACCTTCTTGTACTTTAAAATATTTGGGAAACGTAGTTTAATTGCACTTTACATTGTTCTTTTCACAATATCATTGTATTTCTGCCTATACTTTTATAGTGAGGATAAAAATACGTCGTTTTATGGAATTGCTAGCAGGTCTTGGGAGTTATTGTTTGGGGCTTTAATTTCACTATTGCCGCAACAAAAAAACTAA